Proteins found in one Plasmodium malariae genome assembly, chromosome: 13 genomic segment:
- the PmUG01_13042900 gene encoding conserved Plasmodium protein, unknown function, with protein sequence MLRNVGKEHSNSFNVDKTKERNNIYNRRIDKEIKNLKESKLIDNENVYITLNENNNVDEDNDTHNCDNIKKNKYLYLLETFNEKYFLNKNFFFKNFINHVKILKSNQTTSFYTNQNENWPSIFAELSKYNTYKNSLCPFFNIYELLRFRGIFADFSSFLKEISYFLEIFEVFKNEFMKEQNSFNVSSTNKAVKSYSEREAKEKKEEEQDEFNFFTNIFFEILYKDFTNHLRNVQSEIINKILYSNEFEKEYFYNTFSVFFHKYYSIKESIVYSFFIFDDYPFSKPCVNLDHLPFCLLKKKSQEKLTGDKYNKRNILNLLLSEKKWVPKITIENLFEESQKFVHTLFFYYQYKIYLLYYYMSKHNIFFRFFENNCEINFETHSLVYSYVHNVDRQLATHIHKKKKKNYSNLLYRINNCECINQDFILYKFFYTYKKLKSKNYQVKGTPSSSFTRAERKKRYEYYIYFFFLIFVFLLPQLIKSLYIYRTSEIINYLNLSNSASLTFQEDKQNTSVNNHPLFYAYIKLLKKITNNENTKGENTHNSSSLSNGGENAEENEQRKATFNHSNKKKKNENGTIIDEEKGTNDQQAVRGEEKGKSEQNLMNGEEKLRNEQIHLSSVDRGSARVNTRLSDGEGGAINLLLIITMLSVTEFLFFSLGVIYNLKLLRKKFEHNNFVINICSSVLILYNPILFCGNTNYVVVLSIGLLFWSINFILLKKMFLSVIIYVVSIYMNIANITYVFPFLCIYVYIKSRCIIKRGSQFKGIFKNRFEASKYIFIYLLIFVMESYFLMYILCDEQFYWYRNLRNCFNFFTSHFDSTEKVFMQYRQSKNLVHTVTTIFSSSNTLINHYRVVTYAPFIITIIFNYFFVVNTVNKLYSSFIVSSIVFLLTWWTHLSCTYLLTFLLVLLLLFINILGSSSLFLNILFSSYIIITDENFNFYIFALTIVYFLFHIYLMSPSSNFIQNINYQAKIGAHLIAHIFNYLLTNIVHLYETSIKSFVSSFVIMLFSSSSSSIITLPNEKDIQEIVQKKEIQKKIIFCLYSHLSHDYLIIPLSYFSAFLFLMLGSLKLCFPRVSIKFAVFILKLFILLSLLTILLIFYTKRKKFRKFDFLSIPHSAYKTTFPLQRSKKF encoded by the exons ATGTTACGAAATGTAGGTAAGGAACATTCGAATTCGTTTAATGTAGATAAGACTAAGGAAAGAAACAACATATATAACAGAAGAATAGacaaggaaataaaaaatttaaaagaatcaAAACTAATAGATAAtgaaaatgtgtatataacaCTTAACGAAAACAATAATGTAGATGAAGATAACGACACACATAATTgtgataatattaaaaagaataagtatttatatttattggaaacatttaatgaaaaatattttttaaataaaaattttttttttaaaaattttataaatcatGTGAAAATATTGAAGAGCAACCAAACAACATCATTTTACACtaatcaaaatgaaaattggCCTTCGATTTTTGCAGAATTAAGTaagtataatacatataagaATAGTTTATgtccattttttaatatatatgagctATTACGCTTTCGGGGAATTTTTGCTGATTTTTCGTCCTTCTTAAAGGAAATCAGTTATTTTTTGGAAATTTTTGAAGTGTTCAAAAATGAGTTTATGAAGGAACAAAATAGTTTTAACGTTTCAAGCACAAATAAGGCAGTAAAGAGCTATAGTGAGAGGGAAGCGAAAGAGAAGAAGGAGGAAGAACAAGACGAATTTAATTTCTTcacaaacatattttttgaaatattatataaggatTTTACAAATCATCTAAGAAATGTTCAGAGCgagataataaataaaatattatactcCAACGAATTTgaaaaggaatatttttataacactttttctgtattttttcataagtaTTATAGCATAAAAGAGAGCATAGTTTATTCCTTCTTCATTTTTGATGACTACCCGTTTAGTAAACCATGTGTTAATTTAGATCATTTACCCTTTtgtttactaaaaaaaaaaagtcaagaaaaattaactggtgataaatataataaaagaaatattcttAACCTTTTATTGAGCGAGAAAAAGTGGGTCCCAAAAATTACAATAGAGAATTTATTTGAAGAATCACAGAAATTTGTTCAtacgctttttttttattatcagtataaaatatacctTTTGTATTACTATATGAGTAAgcataacattttttttcgtttttttgaaaataattgtGAAATTAATTTTGAAACACATTCATTGGTGTActcatatgtacataatgtAGACCGACAGCTAgctacacacatacacaaaaaaaaaaaaaaaaattactcaAATCTGTTATATCGAATTAATAACTGCGAATGTATTAATCAAGACTTTatattgtataaatttttttatacatacaaaaaattaaaaagtaagaATTACCAAGTGAAAGGTACTCCATCCAGTTCCTTTACACGGGCTGAGAGGAAAAAAAGGTAtgagtattatatatattttttttttctcatatttgtttttttactgccacaattaattaaaagtttatatatatatcgcaCAAGTGAAATCATCAACTATTTGAATCTTTCGAACAGTGCGTCTCTGACTTTTCAGGAAGACAAACAGAATACCTCTGTTAATAATCACCCTTTGTTCTATGCCTATATAAAGCTGCTGAAAAAGATAACcaataatgaaaatacaaaagGGGAAAATACTCATAACAGCTCTAGCCTATCAAATGGGGGTGAAAACGCAGAAGAAAACGAACAAAGGAAAGCTACGTTCAACCATAgtaataagaagaaaaaaaatgaaaatgggACAATAATTGATGAAGAAAAAGGGACAAATGATCAGCAGGCAGTGAGGGgtgaagaaaaaggaaaaagtgAACAGAATCTAATGAATGgtgaagaaaaattaaggaACGAACAGATTCATTTGTCTAGTGTGGACAGGGGAAGCGCAAGGGTGAATACTAGATTGTCTGATGGGGAAGGGGGCGCAATAAATTTACTACTTATAATAACCATGTTATCTGTTACtgaatttttgtttttctcatTAGGAGTTATATACAACTTAAAattgttaagaaaaaaatttgagcataataattttgttataaatatatgttcatctgtattaatattatataaccctatattattttgtggAAATACAAATTATGTGGTGGTATTATCTATTGGTCTATTATTTTGGAGTATAAATTTTATCCTTCTAAAAAAGATGTTTTTGtctgttattatttatgtagtaagcatatatatgaacattgCAAATATTACTTACGTCTTCCCCTTTTTGTgtatctatgtatatattaaaagtagATGCATAATAAAAAGGGGAAGTCAATTTAAAGGCATATTCAAAAATAGGTTTGAGGCttcgaaatatatttttatttatttgttaatatttgtaatggaaagttattttttaatgtacatCCTTTGTGACGAGCAATTTTATTGGTACAGAAATTTAAGAAACTGCTTCAACTTTTTTACTAGCCATTTTGATAGTACAGAAAAGGTGTTTATGCAGTATAGGCAATCCAAAAATTTAGTTCACACAGTAACTACTATTtttagtagtagtaatactTTGATAAACCACTACCGTGTTGTTACCTATGCCCCGTTTATTATcaccataatttttaattacttCTTTGTTGTTAACACAGTAAATAAACTTTATAGTTCTTTTATAGTTTCATCCATAGTATTTCTCCTCACTTGGTGGACTCATTTGAGTTGTACTTATCTACTAACATTTCTTTTGGTATTGTTGCTACTATTTATCAATATACTTGGCAGTTCAAGTTTATTCctaaatatacttttttcatcctatataataataacggatgaaaatttcaatttttatatatttgcattaactatagtatattttctttttcatatatatttaatgagcCCATCAAGtaattttattcaaaatattaattatcaAGCAAAAATAGGTGCACATTTAATTGCACACATCTTTAACTACCTCTTAACTAATATTGTACACTTGTACGAAACAAGTATAAAAAGTTTTGTATCCTCATTTGTGATCATGCTTTTTTCTTCATCCTCTTCTTCTATTATTACATTACCTAATGAAAAGGATATTCAAGAGATAGttcaaaaaaaggaaattcaAAAGaagattattttttgtttatattctCATTTATCTCATGACTATTTGATTATTCCgttatcttatttttctgcctttctttttttaatgctCGGCTCGTTAAAG CTTTGTTTCCCCCGAGTGTCCATAAAATTTGCCGTATTTATTCTCAAGCTTTTCATCCTTTTAAGTTTGCTCACAATACTACTG ATATTTTACACAAAACGAAAGAAATTTAGgaaatttgattttttaagtataccTCATTCAGCTTACAAGACAACATTTCCATTACAAAgatcaaaaaaattttaa